A DNA window from Akkermansiaceae bacterium contains the following coding sequences:
- a CDS encoding DUF1553 domain-containing protein: protein MKSHGLLLASALILGSCQPEERPAMPDAPHRAEVRKEEPLPEKVSFNDHIQPILSENCYHCHGPDSGTREPKSEPLRLDLADQAFAARDGGAPVIIKGDPASSMLMKLIRTTDEKEIMPPPASHKKLSARDISLLERWIGQGAEYQAHWAFIPPVRPEVPAGENPIDHFIKARLATEGLAPNPPEEARRFFRRLHLDVTGLPPSPEETERYLAAADPQPVIDTLLASPAAAEHQSRLWLDAARYADTHGIHIDNYRAIWPYRDWVVDAFAKNMKWDQFTIEQIAGDLLPSPTLEQKIATGFSRCLATTGEGGAISEEYEAIYAKDRVETVSAVWLGLTTGCAACHDHKFDPVSTADFYSMAAFFRNNTMSAMDGNNAEHPPNIFAPLPADRERWTSLAGDIRQIEGEIAGRKPQAKADFGAWLANAKIGSGDVMDPSLALHLPLNTGESISRGTVAGKPTEWTIPGEHRDGPLGPALLASSATTDLGDLGAISRSEKVSLGAHLYIEGTPSGAIIARMDTANDYRGWDLWLENGKIGTHFIDRWPDAANKIVAPEPLEPGKWHHVMVTFDGSQASHRTLTLFVNGKPVKKGPEPNTLGQDITGNTSLRIGSRKNGANRLGGTVAIQDFRLYRRVLPVEEIAALSQQNQLQALLSIPAEQRTEAQTAALFDYYLKNHDAPTLALLKKLAPLTAEQTTLRQRGSVTLIMEEKKDSPATAHILERGVYSSKGALVPANIPVSLPAIPKKGPHDRLDLAEWLVDRGNPLTARVTVNRAWQQFFGTGIVESAGDFGIMGARPTHPKLLDWLAVEFMDSGWDYRHVLKLIVTSATYRQSAVISPEKLEKDPYNKLLARGPRQRMDAEVLRDMALSASGLLSAKTGGPPAKPYQPEGIWEAVAMPQSNTRSYQEDSGEGLYRRSVYTFWKRTAPPASMEILNAPSREVTCVRRDQTNTPLQALVLLNDPQFVEASRQLATHAMKASADSAARLDFITARLLNRTLDAEERKIITGTFADISATFAKDPNAAAELLKTGGTPADATLPPAELAAWTILTSQILNLDEAVTR from the coding sequence ATGAAATCCCACGGGCTCCTGCTCGCATCAGCACTGATTCTCGGTTCCTGCCAGCCCGAGGAACGTCCCGCCATGCCTGATGCGCCGCACCGTGCGGAGGTGCGGAAGGAGGAACCCCTTCCGGAGAAAGTCAGCTTCAACGACCATATCCAGCCCATCCTCTCGGAGAACTGCTACCACTGCCACGGCCCGGACTCCGGGACGCGGGAGCCGAAAAGCGAGCCGCTGCGGCTGGACCTGGCGGACCAGGCGTTCGCCGCCCGGGATGGCGGAGCGCCGGTCATCATCAAGGGCGATCCAGCCTCATCCATGCTCATGAAGCTCATCCGCACGACCGATGAGAAGGAGATCATGCCGCCGCCCGCCAGCCACAAGAAGCTCTCCGCACGTGACATTTCCCTGCTGGAGCGATGGATCGGGCAGGGTGCGGAATACCAGGCGCACTGGGCCTTCATCCCACCCGTGCGGCCGGAGGTGCCTGCCGGGGAAAACCCCATCGATCATTTCATCAAGGCGCGGCTCGCCACGGAGGGCCTGGCCCCGAACCCGCCGGAGGAAGCGCGCCGCTTTTTCCGCCGCCTGCACCTGGATGTGACGGGACTGCCGCCGTCCCCGGAGGAGACGGAAAGGTATCTGGCAGCCGCCGACCCCCAGCCGGTCATCGACACCCTGCTGGCATCCCCCGCCGCCGCGGAGCACCAGTCACGCCTGTGGCTGGACGCCGCACGCTATGCGGACACCCACGGCATCCACATCGACAACTACCGCGCCATCTGGCCCTACCGCGACTGGGTGGTGGACGCCTTTGCGAAAAACATGAAGTGGGACCAGTTCACCATCGAGCAGATCGCCGGGGACCTGCTGCCCTCCCCCACCCTCGAGCAGAAGATCGCCACCGGCTTCAGCCGCTGCCTGGCCACCACCGGGGAAGGCGGTGCCATTTCCGAAGAATACGAAGCCATCTACGCAAAGGATCGCGTGGAAACGGTCTCCGCCGTCTGGCTGGGCCTGACCACCGGCTGCGCCGCCTGCCATGACCACAAGTTCGACCCGGTGAGCACGGCGGACTTCTACTCCATGGCCGCCTTTTTCCGGAACAACACGATGTCAGCGATGGATGGCAACAACGCCGAGCATCCGCCGAACATCTTCGCCCCTCTGCCCGCGGACCGCGAACGCTGGACCAGCCTTGCCGGTGACATCAGGCAGATCGAAGGCGAGATCGCCGGCAGGAAACCGCAAGCGAAGGCCGACTTCGGCGCATGGCTGGCCAACGCGAAGATCGGCTCCGGGGATGTGATGGACCCCTCCCTGGCCCTCCATCTCCCGCTCAATACCGGGGAGTCCATCTCCCGCGGCACCGTGGCGGGCAAGCCCACGGAATGGACCATCCCTGGGGAACACCGCGACGGCCCGCTGGGTCCGGCCCTGCTGGCCAGTTCCGCCACCACGGACCTGGGGGATCTGGGAGCCATTTCCCGCAGCGAGAAGGTCAGCCTCGGCGCCCACCTCTACATCGAAGGCACTCCCAGCGGAGCCATCATCGCCCGGATGGACACCGCGAACGACTACCGCGGCTGGGACCTCTGGCTGGAGAACGGGAAGATCGGCACCCACTTCATCGACCGCTGGCCGGACGCCGCCAACAAGATCGTCGCGCCGGAACCACTGGAACCCGGAAAGTGGCACCATGTCATGGTCACCTTCGACGGAAGCCAGGCCTCCCACCGGACGCTGACGCTTTTCGTCAACGGCAAGCCGGTGAAGAAAGGCCCGGAGCCGAACACGCTGGGGCAGGACATCACGGGCAACACCAGCCTCAGGATCGGCTCGCGGAAAAATGGCGCGAACCGGCTGGGCGGCACCGTCGCCATCCAGGACTTCCGCCTTTACCGCAGGGTGCTTCCGGTGGAGGAAATCGCCGCGCTCAGCCAGCAGAACCAGCTCCAGGCCCTCCTCTCCATCCCCGCGGAACAGCGGACGGAGGCGCAGACGGCCGCGCTTTTCGACTACTACCTGAAGAACCACGACGCGCCGACGCTGGCGCTCCTGAAGAAACTGGCCCCCCTCACCGCGGAGCAGACCACCCTCCGCCAGCGTGGGTCCGTGACCCTCATCATGGAGGAGAAGAAGGACAGCCCCGCCACCGCCCACATCCTGGAGCGCGGCGTATATTCATCGAAAGGCGCGCTGGTCCCGGCGAACATCCCCGTTTCCCTGCCAGCCATCCCGAAGAAAGGGCCGCATGACCGGCTGGACCTCGCGGAGTGGCTGGTGGACCGCGGCAACCCGCTGACCGCACGGGTGACGGTGAACCGCGCGTGGCAGCAGTTTTTCGGCACAGGCATCGTCGAATCGGCGGGGGACTTCGGCATCATGGGTGCGCGGCCCACCCACCCGAAGTTGCTGGACTGGCTGGCCGTCGAGTTCATGGACTCCGGCTGGGACTACCGCCATGTCCTGAAGCTCATCGTCACCTCCGCCACCTACCGGCAGTCCGCCGTCATCTCCCCGGAGAAGCTGGAGAAAGATCCCTATAACAAGCTGCTCGCCCGCGGGCCGCGGCAGCGGATGGATGCGGAGGTCCTGCGCGACATGGCGCTGTCCGCCTCCGGCCTGCTCTCCGCGAAAACCGGCGGACCACCCGCGAAGCCCTACCAACCGGAAGGCATCTGGGAAGCCGTCGCCATGCCACAGTCCAACACCCGCTCCTATCAGGAGGACAGCGGCGAGGGACTCTACCGGCGCTCCGTCTATACCTTCTGGAAACGCACCGCGCCGCCGGCCTCCATGGAGATCCTCAACGCGCCGTCCCGCGAGGTGACCTGCGTCCGCCGGGACCAGACCAACACACCGCTGCAGGCGCTGGTCCTGCTCAACGACCCGCAGTTCGTGGAAGCCTCCAGACAGCTCGCCACCCATGCCATGAAAGCCTCCGCCGATTCCGCCGCTCGGCTGGATTTCATCACCGCACGCCTGCTGAACCGCACGCTGGACGCGGAGGAAAGGAAGATCATCACCGGCACATTCGCGGACATCAGCGCGACATTCGCCAAAGATCCCAACGCCGCCGCGGAGCTGCTCAAGACCGGCGGGACACCGGCGGACGCAACCCTGCCGCCCGCCGAACTCGCCGCCTGGACCATCCTCACCAGCCAGATCCTCAATCTGGATGAGGCCGTGACGAGGTAG
- a CDS encoding class I SAM-dependent methyltransferase, which yields MPDPFTTAIRKRQPLPDGMTDALRLIDGGGDGVPGVFLETFADRWLVSTTGRTIPPEFGRWLRDQPQSVHWKHLDQHQKDSPAHFSGPVTEGPFLARENGLNFEISFQSGYSQGIFLDQRDNRAEVRRRMGAGLRLLNTFSYTGAFSVAAAAAGAETTTLDLSQPYLDWAKRNLSHNGIDPAAHHFCKGDTFHWLRRFAKQERKFDGIVLDPPTFSRDEKGKVFRVENDFGELAALAASVLAPGGWILCCTNFKKLPPSAFERQLLTSVRRGMKGTHSPMPSDFTGEPYLKSVWLE from the coding sequence ATGCCCGACCCTTTCACGACCGCGATCCGCAAGCGCCAGCCGCTGCCTGATGGAATGACCGATGCCCTGCGGCTCATCGACGGCGGCGGAGATGGCGTGCCGGGTGTTTTCCTCGAAACCTTCGCGGACCGCTGGCTGGTGTCCACCACGGGCCGGACGATCCCGCCGGAGTTCGGCCGCTGGCTGCGCGACCAGCCGCAGTCGGTCCACTGGAAGCACCTGGACCAGCACCAGAAGGACTCGCCCGCCCACTTCAGCGGCCCGGTCACGGAAGGACCGTTCCTCGCGCGGGAGAACGGCCTGAACTTCGAGATCTCCTTCCAGTCCGGCTACTCCCAAGGCATCTTCCTGGACCAGCGGGACAACCGCGCGGAGGTGCGCCGCCGGATGGGCGCGGGGTTGCGCCTGCTCAACACCTTTTCCTACACGGGTGCCTTCTCCGTGGCCGCCGCCGCCGCAGGCGCGGAGACGACCACCCTGGACCTCTCCCAACCCTATCTGGACTGGGCGAAGCGGAACCTCTCCCACAACGGCATCGACCCCGCCGCCCACCATTTCTGCAAGGGCGACACGTTCCACTGGCTGCGCCGCTTCGCGAAACAGGAGCGCAAGTTCGATGGGATCGTCCTCGACCCACCGACGTTCTCCCGGGATGAGAAGGGCAAGGTCTTCCGCGTGGAGAATGACTTCGGCGAGCTGGCCGCGCTGGCCGCCAGCGTGCTGGCTCCCGGCGGCTGGATCCTCTGCTGCACGAACTTCAAGAAACTGCCGCCGTCCGCCTTCGAGCGGCAGCTCCTCACCTCCG
- a CDS encoding methyltransferase domain-containing protein produces the protein MPAKNFHVRQAAVSALRAWAKGHDYAETLIDRHADRRMLSSQDRGLLQAILFATLRHRRLLDHWIGILREGKLDPETRDVLRVGLVQILILGIPDHAAVNETVEAGKASVRALINAVLRRAITSRKRLLDVEELPAAVVHSHPDWLYNRWRQEFGKANTISLMEWDNTPAENYFRVNPLAKADDFDASAYPAVEGAPGFHELSGAPPTTLLASGKIYIQDPATRHAVDLLAPQPGERVLDACAAPGGKAFLIAAALGSAENLLCTDSNEKRLPRLKENLERLHAGQAETSVHDWTKPAPEEWHGAFDAILLDVPCSNTGVIRRRVDVRWRLQSPDIEKLVITQRKILEAALPCLKPGGRLVYSTCSIEKAENLAQVEAFLTAHPELELVETRDALPFRDGTDGAFAALIRRKA, from the coding sequence ATGCCCGCCAAGAATTTCCATGTCCGCCAGGCCGCCGTTTCCGCCCTCCGGGCGTGGGCGAAGGGCCATGACTACGCCGAGACGCTGATCGACCGCCACGCGGACCGGCGCATGCTTTCCTCCCAGGACCGCGGGCTGCTCCAGGCCATCCTTTTCGCCACGCTGCGCCACCGCAGGTTGCTGGACCACTGGATCGGCATCCTGCGGGAGGGCAAGCTGGACCCGGAGACGCGGGATGTGCTGCGCGTCGGGCTGGTGCAGATCCTCATCCTGGGCATCCCGGACCACGCGGCGGTGAACGAAACGGTGGAGGCGGGCAAGGCGAGCGTCCGCGCGCTGATCAACGCGGTGCTGCGGCGCGCGATCACCTCGCGCAAGCGGCTGCTGGATGTCGAGGAACTGCCCGCCGCGGTGGTGCATTCGCACCCGGACTGGCTCTACAACCGCTGGCGGCAGGAGTTCGGGAAAGCGAACACCATTTCCCTGATGGAGTGGGACAACACCCCCGCGGAGAACTATTTCCGGGTGAACCCGCTGGCAAAGGCGGACGACTTCGACGCGTCCGCCTATCCCGCCGTCGAGGGCGCCCCGGGCTTCCATGAGCTGTCCGGCGCTCCACCGACGACCCTGCTGGCCTCCGGAAAAATCTACATCCAGGACCCGGCCACCCGTCATGCGGTGGACCTGCTCGCCCCGCAACCGGGGGAACGCGTCCTGGACGCCTGCGCCGCCCCGGGCGGAAAGGCATTCCTCATCGCCGCCGCGCTCGGCTCCGCGGAGAACCTGCTCTGCACGGACTCCAACGAGAAACGCCTTCCGCGTCTCAAAGAGAACCTGGAGCGCCTGCATGCCGGGCAGGCGGAAACCTCCGTCCATGACTGGACGAAGCCCGCTCCGGAGGAATGGCACGGCGCGTTCGATGCCATCCTCCTGGATGTCCCCTGCTCGAACACCGGGGTGATCCGCCGCCGGGTGGATGTCCGCTGGCGGTTGCAGTCGCCGGACATCGAAAAGCTGGTCATCACCCAGCGCAAGATCCTGGAGGCCGCCCTGCCCTGCCTGAAGCCGGGCGGACGGCTGGTCTATTCCACCTGCTCCATCGAGAAGGCGGAGAACCTCGCGCAGGTGGAGGCATTCCTCACCGCCCATCCGGAACTGGAACTGGTGGAAACGCGGGACGCGCTGCCGTTCCGCGACGGCACGGACGGAGCCTTCGCCGCCCTGATCCGGAGAAAGGCGTAG